Proteins encoded within one genomic window of Spirulina major PCC 6313:
- the fni gene encoding type 2 isopentenyl-diphosphate Delta-isomerase, which produces MTPTTQTRKAEHIRICLEEDVQCRQQTTGFEQYRFNHHCLPELNYDEIDLSTSFLGKSLKAPLLISSMTGGTDEARRINHNLAAIAQQYGLAMGVGSQRVMVERPEVADTFAVRTVAPDILLFANLGAVQLNYTYGIDQCRQVVDCLEADALILHLNPLQECIQPNGDRNFRGLLQKIETICHQLPVPVIAKEVGNGISAAMAQRLLNVGVKAIDVAGAGGTSWAKVESERAETLLQRRLGRTFSDWGLPTAECLVTVRHLLPQLPLIASGGIRDGLEGSKALALGADLVGLAMPFLRAAAESETAVAELVQLLQAEIATVLFCTGNRTIADLQQSQSLRHLSA; this is translated from the coding sequence ATGACCCCCACGACTCAGACCCGTAAAGCAGAACATATTCGGATTTGTCTGGAAGAGGATGTTCAGTGCCGCCAACAAACCACGGGCTTTGAACAGTATCGCTTCAATCACCATTGCTTGCCGGAATTGAACTACGACGAGATTGATCTCAGCACCTCATTTTTGGGGAAGTCTCTCAAGGCTCCACTGCTCATCTCATCCATGACCGGCGGCACTGATGAGGCCCGCCGCATTAATCACAATCTGGCAGCGATCGCTCAACAATACGGTCTCGCCATGGGGGTTGGTTCTCAGCGGGTAATGGTGGAACGGCCGGAGGTGGCGGATACCTTTGCGGTGCGGACGGTGGCCCCGGATATTCTCCTGTTTGCCAACCTCGGCGCGGTGCAGCTTAACTACACCTACGGCATTGACCAATGCCGTCAGGTGGTGGATTGCCTCGAAGCCGATGCCCTGATTCTCCATCTCAACCCGCTGCAAGAATGTATTCAGCCCAATGGCGATCGCAATTTTCGCGGCCTGCTGCAAAAAATCGAAACCATTTGCCATCAATTGCCCGTGCCCGTGATTGCGAAGGAAGTGGGGAATGGCATTTCGGCGGCGATGGCCCAACGGCTGTTAAATGTGGGGGTAAAAGCGATCGATGTGGCGGGCGCGGGGGGAACCTCCTGGGCTAAGGTGGAAAGTGAGCGGGCTGAAACCCTGTTGCAGCGCCGCTTAGGGCGGACATTTTCAGATTGGGGGCTGCCGACGGCGGAATGTTTGGTGACGGTGCGTCATCTCTTGCCTCAGTTGCCGTTGATTGCGTCGGGTGGCATTCGCGACGGGTTAGAGGGGTCGAAGGCGTTGGCGTTGGGGGCGGATTTGGTGGGGTTGGCGATGCCCTTTTTGCGGGCGGCAGCGGAGTCAGAAACAGCGGTGGCGGAATTGGTGCAACTGCTCCAGGCAGAAATCGCTACAGTATTATTCTGTACAGGCAACCGCACGATCGCAGACTTACAACAATCTCAATCGTTGCGTCACCTATCGGCATAA
- a CDS encoding acetolactate synthase large subunit produces MGEFNTAELLVQCLENEGVEYVFGLPGEENLHVLQALKHSSIQFITTRHEQGAAFMADVYGRLTGKAGVCLSTLGPGATNLMTGVADANLDGAPLVAITGQVGTDRMHIESHQYLDLVAMFDPVTKWNTQIVRPSNTPEIIRKAFKIAQQEKPGAVHIDLPENIAAMPVGEAFTLQRDSQEPIYASFRSFNKAAEVISKAQHPLIVVGNGAIRANASEALTEFATRLQIPVVNTFMGKGVIPYTHPLSLWTIGLQQRDHISCAFDQADLVIAIGYDLIEYSPKKWNPGGKVPIIHIGAGPAEIDSSYIPLVEVVGDLSDSLSEIMKRTDRTGRVVEFTSQVRADIIADYEQYAHDTGFPVKPQKIIYDLRQVMGPEDIVISDVGAHKMWMARHYHCDRPNTCLISNGFAAMGIAIPGALAAKLVHPDRNVVAVTGDGGFMMNSQELETALRTKTPFVVLIFNDQGYGLIEWKQMNQFGESAFIHFTNPDFVKFAESMGLKGYRVESTESLIPTLKEALAQNVPTVIDCPVDYRENLRFSQKSGDLTCHI; encoded by the coding sequence GTGGGAGAATTCAACACCGCTGAACTCCTAGTTCAATGCCTCGAAAATGAAGGCGTTGAATATGTTTTTGGCTTGCCGGGTGAAGAAAATTTGCACGTGTTGCAAGCCCTGAAACATTCCTCGATCCAGTTCATCACCACCCGTCACGAACAGGGCGCAGCCTTTATGGCCGATGTCTATGGTCGGCTGACGGGCAAAGCGGGGGTTTGTCTATCCACCCTCGGCCCAGGGGCGACCAACCTGATGACCGGCGTAGCGGATGCCAACCTTGATGGAGCGCCCCTTGTCGCGATCACCGGCCAAGTGGGGACCGATCGCATGCACATTGAGTCTCATCAATACCTCGACCTGGTGGCGATGTTTGACCCTGTGACCAAGTGGAACACCCAAATCGTCCGCCCCAGTAATACCCCGGAAATTATTCGCAAAGCCTTTAAAATCGCCCAGCAAGAAAAACCCGGTGCAGTCCATATTGATCTGCCTGAAAATATTGCAGCGATGCCCGTGGGCGAAGCCTTCACCCTCCAACGGGACAGCCAAGAGCCGATCTATGCCTCCTTCCGGAGTTTCAACAAAGCGGCGGAGGTCATTTCTAAGGCGCAACATCCCTTGATTGTGGTGGGCAATGGGGCGATTCGGGCCAATGCCAGTGAAGCTCTGACGGAATTCGCGACCCGTCTGCAAATTCCGGTGGTGAATACGTTTATGGGTAAAGGGGTGATTCCCTATACCCATCCCCTATCGCTGTGGACGATTGGACTCCAGCAGCGGGATCATATTAGTTGTGCCTTTGATCAAGCGGATTTGGTGATTGCGATTGGCTATGACTTGATTGAATATTCGCCGAAAAAATGGAATCCTGGCGGCAAAGTTCCGATTATTCATATCGGTGCTGGCCCGGCGGAAATTGACAGTAGCTATATTCCCCTGGTGGAAGTGGTGGGGGATCTTTCCGACTCCCTATCGGAAATTATGAAACGTACCGATCGCACCGGCAGAGTGGTGGAATTCACCAGCCAGGTGCGGGCCGATATCATCGCGGACTATGAACAATATGCGCATGATACTGGTTTTCCGGTGAAGCCCCAAAAAATCATCTATGATCTGCGCCAAGTGATGGGTCCTGAAGATATTGTCATTTCTGATGTGGGTGCTCACAAGATGTGGATGGCGCGGCATTACCATTGCGATCGCCCCAATACCTGTTTAATTTCTAACGGGTTTGCCGCGATGGGAATTGCGATTCCCGGCGCATTGGCAGCGAAACTCGTTCACCCCGATCGCAATGTTGTCGCGGTGACCGGTGACGGTGGTTTTATGATGAATTCTCAAGAACTCGAAACGGCCCTACGGACTAAAACCCCCTTTGTGGTGTTGATCTTTAATGATCAGGGCTACGGCTTAATTGAGTGGAAGCAGATGAATCAATTTGGTGAATCGGCCTTTATTCATTTCACCAATCCGGATTTTGTCAAGTTTGCTGAAAGTATGGGCTTAAAGGGCTATCGCGTCGAATCCACGGAGTCGCTCATTCCGACGCTCAAGGAAGCTCTCGCCCAAAATGTCCCAACGGTGATTGATTGTCCTGTGGACTATCGCGAAAATCTCCGCTTTTCCCAAAAATCCGGGGATTTAACCTGCCATATTTAG
- the hisB gene encoding imidazoleglycerol-phosphate dehydratase HisB yields the protein MQLSDRPATVPTLHRTASVHRKTGETDVQVSVTLDGTGQCRTKTGIPFLDHMLHQIASHGLVDLDIHAHGDWEIDDHHTNEDVGITLGMALAQALGDRKGIHRFGHFIAPLDEALVEVVLDFSGRPHLSYGLEIPTERVGTYDTQLVREFFVAIVNHSQLTLHITQRAGVNSHHIIEATFKAFARALRMAVEVDPRRAHQIPSSKGVL from the coding sequence ATGCAACTTAGCGATCGCCCCGCCACCGTCCCCACCCTGCACCGCACCGCCAGTGTCCACCGCAAAACCGGCGAAACCGACGTGCAAGTCAGCGTTACCCTTGATGGCACAGGTCAATGTCGCACCAAAACCGGAATTCCCTTTCTCGACCACATGCTCCATCAAATCGCCTCCCACGGCTTGGTTGACCTCGACATCCACGCCCACGGCGATTGGGAAATTGACGACCACCACACCAACGAAGATGTGGGGATTACCCTCGGCATGGCCTTGGCCCAAGCCTTGGGCGATCGCAAAGGCATTCACCGCTTCGGCCACTTCATCGCCCCCCTTGACGAAGCTCTCGTCGAAGTGGTGCTCGACTTCTCCGGACGGCCCCACCTCAGCTATGGCCTGGAGATTCCCACCGAGCGCGTCGGCACTTACGACACGCAACTGGTGCGCGAGTTTTTCGTGGCGATCGTCAACCATAGCCAACTCACCCTCCACATCACCCAACGCGCCGGGGTCAACTCCCACCACATCATCGAAGCCACCTTCAAAGCCTTCGCCCGCGCCCTCCGTATGGCCGTCGAAGTCGATCCCCGCCGCGCCCACCAAATCCCCAGTTCTAAAGGCGTGCTTTAA
- a CDS encoding methyltransferase domain-containing protein yields the protein MTLPLSEKIRRFYDTTSGLWEKIWGEHMHHGYYGRAGLSKCDRRQAQVDLIEELLAWGNIQAPRTILDVGCGIGGSTLHLARKYQANATGVTLSPIQAGRAKERALEAGLTPHADFQVADALALPFADQSFDLVWSLESGEHMPDKQQFLRECYRVLKPGGTLLLATWCHRPADQIPLTPSEQHHLSEIYRVYHLPYVIALPEYRDIATQLGFQGIRCEDWSTAVAPFWDVVIDSALAWEAVTGLVQLGGEAIEAALSLRLMSSGYERGLVRFGLLCGQR from the coding sequence ATGACACTGCCCCTCTCTGAAAAAATTCGCCGCTTCTACGACACCACAAGCGGGCTTTGGGAAAAAATCTGGGGTGAGCATATGCACCACGGCTATTACGGTCGGGCGGGGTTGTCGAAGTGCGATCGCCGCCAAGCCCAAGTTGATCTCATTGAAGAACTCCTCGCCTGGGGGAACATTCAAGCCCCCCGCACGATCCTTGATGTGGGCTGCGGCATTGGCGGCAGTACCCTGCATCTGGCCCGGAAATATCAGGCAAACGCAACAGGAGTCACCCTTAGCCCCATCCAAGCCGGACGCGCCAAAGAACGCGCCCTCGAAGCAGGACTCACGCCCCACGCCGATTTTCAAGTTGCCGACGCTCTGGCCTTACCCTTTGCCGATCAATCCTTTGACCTCGTGTGGTCGCTGGAAAGTGGCGAGCATATGCCGGATAAGCAGCAATTTTTAAGAGAATGCTATCGGGTGCTAAAACCGGGCGGGACGTTGCTCTTAGCGACCTGGTGCCATCGCCCAGCGGATCAGATTCCCCTCACCCCCTCCGAGCAACACCACCTCAGCGAAATTTACCGCGTCTATCATTTGCCCTATGTGATTGCATTGCCGGAATATCGGGACATCGCCACACAGTTAGGATTTCAAGGGATACGCTGTGAGGATTGGTCTACGGCGGTGGCTCCGTTTTGGGATGTGGTGATTGATTCGGCATTGGCGTGGGAGGCGGTGACGGGGTTGGTGCAGTTGGGCGGGGAAGCGATCGAGGCGGCGCTCTCGCTTCGGTTGATGTCGTCGGGCTATGAACGGGGTTTAGTCCGTTTTGGCTTGCTGTGTGGTCAACGCTGA
- a CDS encoding NAD-dependent succinate-semialdehyde dehydrogenase → MGIATTNPATGETLKTFPALHDSELERRLAHGQAAFLDYRRTSFEQRGQWLYQAAAQLEAHCDDYARLMTLEMGKTHQSAIAEVKKSALVCRYYADHGAEFLQDQPGESDSSSAFIRYQPLGIVLAVMPWNFPFWQVFRFAAPALMAGNVGLLKHASNVPQCAIAIEEVFQKAGFPSGVFQSLLITASQTEPVIADDRIQAVTLTGSELAGSRVAALAGKHIKKTVLELGGSDPFIVMDSADLDLAVRTATTARLMNNGQSCIAAKRFILHEAIAPQFTAQLIDRFQAQVIGDPMAANTDIGPLATASIRDELDQQVQKTVAMGGRILTGGQPLDGPGYFYPPTILSDIPPHSPGATEEFFGPVALLFTVPDLEAAIALANATPLGLGASAWTTNPTEQDRFINDLEAGAVFINGLVKSDPRLPFGGTKRSGYGRELGMQGIHEFVNLKTVWIR, encoded by the coding sequence ATGGGCATTGCGACCACCAATCCGGCCACAGGCGAAACCCTCAAAACCTTTCCCGCGCTCCATGACTCCGAACTTGAACGCCGCCTTGCCCACGGACAAGCGGCATTTTTAGACTATCGCCGCACGTCCTTTGAGCAACGAGGTCAATGGTTGTACCAAGCGGCGGCGCAACTTGAGGCGCACTGTGATGACTATGCCCGCTTGATGACGTTGGAAATGGGTAAAACCCACCAAAGCGCGATCGCAGAGGTGAAAAAAAGTGCCCTCGTCTGTCGCTACTATGCCGATCATGGGGCTGAGTTTTTGCAGGATCAACCGGGGGAAAGTGATAGTAGCTCTGCGTTTATCCGTTATCAGCCCTTGGGGATTGTGTTGGCGGTGATGCCGTGGAATTTTCCGTTTTGGCAGGTGTTTCGGTTTGCGGCTCCGGCGTTGATGGCGGGGAATGTGGGCCTGTTAAAACATGCGTCCAATGTGCCGCAATGTGCGATCGCCATTGAAGAGGTGTTTCAAAAAGCCGGATTCCCCAGTGGGGTGTTTCAAAGTTTGTTAATCACCGCGAGCCAAACTGAACCGGTGATCGCCGACGATCGCATCCAAGCCGTCACCCTCACCGGCAGCGAACTGGCGGGCAGTCGCGTCGCCGCTCTGGCGGGGAAACACATAAAAAAAACGGTCTTGGAATTGGGCGGCAGTGATCCATTTATTGTCATGGACAGCGCCGATCTTGACCTCGCGGTGCGTACCGCAACCACGGCACGGCTGATGAATAATGGTCAGTCCTGTATTGCAGCGAAACGGTTCATTCTCCATGAAGCGATCGCCCCCCAATTCACGGCCCAACTGATTGACCGTTTCCAAGCCCAGGTCATCGGTGATCCCATGGCTGCCAACACCGACATCGGCCCCCTCGCCACCGCCAGCATCCGGGATGAACTCGATCAGCAAGTACAAAAAACCGTCGCCATGGGCGGGCGCATTTTGACCGGTGGGCAGCCCTTGGACGGCCCCGGCTACTTTTACCCCCCGACGATTCTGAGCGATATTCCACCCCACAGCCCAGGAGCCACCGAAGAATTTTTTGGCCCTGTAGCTCTGTTGTTTACCGTGCCGGATTTAGAGGCGGCGATCGCCCTCGCCAACGCCACCCCCCTCGGCCTCGGAGCCAGCGCCTGGACAACCAACCCCACGGAACAAGATCGTTTCATTAACGATCTAGAAGCAGGAGCCGTTTTTATCAATGGTCTCGTTAAATCAGACCCACGCTTGCCCTTTGGCGGCACTAAACGATCCGGTTACGGACGAGAATTAGGAATGCAAGGAATTCATGAATTTGTCAATCTTAAGACAGTTTGGATTCGTTGA
- the sppA gene encoding signal peptide peptidase SppA — protein MWKFLRDVSASAIGTITAVVFLVLLGTGAGLVVVVALLATTEDVEEPTVRDRSILVLDLSTPIRDSQLLDEFTEAIAVESNVITLRQAKIALAEAAQDDRIVGLLIDGSGGEAGMGFATAQALRPALVEFQESGKRVMAYDVDWSEGDYYLGSVADTVVINPMGELEFNGLGAEQTFLTGALEKFGVGVQVVRAGNYKSAVEPFIETEFSAASREQLTALLGDLWQEFLTAVGRDRNQTPQALQAIAATQGFLLPTAAVQAELIDQVAYFDEVAAELRTLTEQEEEPKQQFRQVTLSNYRNEIEDAIAGDYAENKIAILYAAGEIVYGEGEVEQIGSDRLIRQIRDLRRDEDVQAIVLRINSPGGSATASDLILRELQLTREQKPIIVSMGNVAASGGYWIALESDRIFAESTTITGSIGVFGLLPNLEGITTENGITWDSVKTAPLADIDTLARPKTEAELATIQQFVDQIYNLFLDKVARSRDLPRSEVAAIAQGRVWSGSDAAANGLVDQIGGLEDAIAYAAETADLGDNWQIEEYQNELTFEEFLFRTFSIQDTTPLTQEWVKLQTQLQHLTRFSDPRHLYSIAPTLTIR, from the coding sequence ATGTGGAAGTTTTTGCGGGATGTGAGTGCGAGCGCGATTGGAACGATTACTGCTGTGGTGTTCCTGGTGTTGCTCGGTACGGGGGCGGGTTTGGTGGTGGTGGTGGCGCTGTTGGCGACGACGGAGGATGTGGAAGAACCGACGGTGCGCGATCGCTCCATTCTCGTCCTCGACCTCTCCACCCCGATCCGCGACAGTCAATTACTCGATGAATTCACCGAAGCGATCGCCGTCGAAAGTAATGTCATCACCCTCCGCCAAGCCAAAATCGCCCTCGCGGAAGCCGCCCAGGATGATCGCATCGTCGGACTGCTGATCGATGGGAGTGGCGGTGAAGCCGGGATGGGGTTTGCCACCGCCCAAGCTCTACGCCCGGCCCTGGTTGAATTTCAGGAGTCTGGCAAGCGGGTGATGGCCTACGACGTGGATTGGAGCGAGGGGGATTACTACCTGGGTTCCGTGGCGGATACGGTGGTGATTAATCCCATGGGCGAATTGGAATTTAATGGCCTCGGCGCAGAGCAAACCTTTTTAACGGGAGCTTTGGAAAAATTCGGCGTGGGGGTGCAGGTGGTGCGGGCGGGAAACTATAAATCAGCGGTCGAACCGTTTATTGAAACGGAATTTAGTGCCGCGAGTCGGGAACAGTTGACGGCCCTCTTGGGGGATCTGTGGCAGGAATTTTTAACGGCGGTGGGGCGCGATCGCAACCAAACCCCCCAAGCCCTTCAGGCGATCGCCGCCACCCAAGGCTTCCTCTTACCCACCGCCGCCGTTCAAGCTGAATTAATCGATCAAGTTGCCTATTTTGACGAAGTTGCCGCCGAACTGCGCACCCTCACGGAACAAGAGGAGGAGCCAAAACAACAATTTCGCCAGGTCACCCTATCCAACTATCGCAACGAAATAGAAGATGCGATCGCGGGCGATTACGCCGAAAACAAAATCGCCATCCTCTACGCCGCTGGGGAGATTGTCTATGGCGAAGGCGAAGTGGAGCAGATCGGCAGCGATCGCCTGATTCGCCAAATTCGGGATCTGCGCCGTGATGAGGATGTCCAAGCGATCGTCCTGCGGATTAATAGTCCGGGGGGCAGTGCCACCGCCTCAGACCTGATCCTGCGAGAACTCCAACTCACCCGCGAACAAAAACCGATCATTGTTTCCATGGGGAATGTTGCCGCGTCGGGGGGCTACTGGATTGCCCTAGAGTCCGATCGCATCTTTGCCGAAAGCACCACGATCACCGGTTCCATCGGTGTATTTGGTCTCTTGCCCAACTTGGAAGGCATTACCACCGAGAACGGCATCACCTGGGACAGCGTCAAAACCGCGCCCTTGGCCGATATCGACACCCTTGCCCGCCCCAAAACCGAAGCCGAACTCGCCACTATTCAGCAATTCGTGGATCAAATTTACAATCTGTTTTTAGACAAGGTGGCGCGATCGCGAGACCTGCCCCGGTCTGAAGTGGCGGCAATTGCCCAAGGGCGAGTCTGGTCAGGGAGTGATGCGGCGGCGAATGGATTGGTGGATCAAATTGGCGGTTTAGAAGATGCGATCGCCTACGCCGCCGAAACCGCTGACTTGGGAGACAATTGGCAAATCGAAGAATACCAAAACGAACTCACCTTTGAAGAATTCCTCTTCCGCACCTTCTCCATCCAAGACACCACGCCCCTCACCCAAGAATGGGTTAAACTCCAAACCCAACTCCAACACCTCACCCGCTTCAGCGACCCCCGCCACCTCTATTCCATCGCCCCCACCCTCACCATCCGCTAA
- a CDS encoding iron uptake porin yields the protein MARTKLHQKAAIAFVALGMGTAPVFTQAAIAQETSVNDLLNQIDAYSTEGTMSQGVGASQFSDVSPGDWAFQALDDLVRRYDCLKGYPNGTFRGNRALSRYEFAAGLNACLQQIERLIAETTADFATKEDLETLRRLMQEFEAELATLGTRVDNLESRVAFLEDNQFSTTTKLQGEVIFGLTDIFQDSSPQNIAAGVLNGLPNVQSTDNDDTNTVFGYRARLTFNTSFTGQDQLVTRLATGNLNTFNSNAYSIPGIPDPTPITSGEPTQTFNNSDDNGVVVDWLAYYFPFRDSQAYVAARGGVWSDFVPTVNPYFEDFDGGNGALSTFASSNPIYRIGGGAGAGFSFGFSPIESILGPSTITVGYLAGQASDAADGLFNGDYAILGQVNFNLNDDIALGVTYVNGYHPSGTAVFDAGGVGTRGVVGSGFANAAALTKVTNSYGGEFAWRLNDSIALSGFATYTDMIGIGTGNGEVWTYGLGLAFPDLGKEGNLLGLFAGAQPYLGNFDALGSSVRKDGTPYHVEAFYKYQVNDNISITPGVIWLTSPNQVDDGALIGTIRTTFTF from the coding sequence ATGGCTCGTACTAAATTACATCAAAAAGCAGCGATCGCATTCGTCGCTTTGGGAATGGGAACGGCTCCCGTCTTTACCCAAGCTGCGATCGCCCAAGAAACATCCGTCAACGACCTCCTGAATCAAATTGATGCCTACAGCACCGAAGGCACCATGAGCCAAGGCGTTGGTGCATCGCAGTTCAGCGATGTGTCCCCTGGCGACTGGGCCTTCCAAGCCCTCGACGACCTCGTTCGTCGCTACGACTGCCTCAAAGGCTATCCCAACGGCACCTTCCGGGGCAACCGCGCCCTCTCCCGCTACGAATTCGCCGCTGGTCTCAACGCCTGTCTCCAACAAATCGAGCGCCTGATCGCGGAAACCACCGCCGACTTCGCCACCAAAGAAGACCTAGAGACGCTCCGCCGTCTCATGCAAGAATTCGAGGCCGAACTCGCCACCCTCGGCACCCGCGTCGATAACCTCGAATCCCGCGTCGCCTTCCTCGAAGACAACCAATTCTCCACCACCACCAAACTGCAAGGGGAAGTAATCTTCGGTCTCACCGATATCTTCCAAGACTCCAGCCCCCAAAACATTGCAGCCGGTGTCTTGAATGGTCTACCCAATGTCCAAAGCACCGACAACGACGATACCAACACCGTCTTTGGCTATCGTGCGCGTCTCACCTTTAACACCAGCTTCACCGGTCAAGACCAACTGGTCACTCGTTTAGCCACCGGGAATCTCAACACTTTCAACTCCAACGCTTACAGCATCCCTGGCATCCCCGACCCCACCCCCATCACCAGCGGTGAACCCACCCAAACCTTCAACAATAGTGACGATAACGGTGTCGTTGTTGACTGGTTAGCCTACTACTTCCCCTTCCGGGACTCCCAAGCCTACGTTGCCGCCAGGGGCGGGGTCTGGAGCGACTTTGTTCCCACCGTCAACCCCTACTTTGAAGACTTCGACGGCGGTAATGGTGCGCTGTCCACCTTTGCTTCCTCCAACCCCATCTATCGCATTGGCGGCGGTGCCGGTGCTGGCTTTAGCTTCGGCTTCAGCCCCATCGAAAGCATCCTCGGCCCCTCGACTATTACCGTCGGTTACTTGGCCGGTCAAGCCAGCGACGCGGCTGATGGCTTGTTCAATGGCGACTACGCCATCTTGGGTCAAGTCAACTTCAACCTCAACGACGATATTGCCCTCGGTGTGACCTACGTCAACGGGTATCACCCCAGCGGCACGGCTGTCTTTGATGCTGGTGGTGTGGGAACACGCGGTGTTGTGGGCAGTGGTTTTGCCAATGCGGCGGCTCTCACCAAAGTCACCAACTCCTACGGTGGTGAGTTTGCTTGGCGTTTGAATGACTCCATTGCCCTCAGCGGCTTTGCCACCTATACCGATATGATCGGCATTGGTACTGGCAACGGTGAAGTTTGGACCTATGGTTTAGGCTTGGCTTTCCCCGACTTGGGTAAAGAAGGTAACTTGCTCGGCTTGTTCGCAGGTGCTCAACCCTACTTAGGGAACTTTGACGCTCTGGGATCTAGCGTTCGCAAAGATGGAACTCCCTACCACGTCGAAGCGTTCTACAAGTACCAAGTCAACGACAACATCTCGATCACCCCTGGCGTGATCTGGTTGACTAGCCCCAACCAAGTGGATGATGGCGCGTTGATCGGTACGATTCGCACCACCTTCACGTTCTAG
- the tpiA gene encoding triose-phosphate isomerase, producing the protein MRKILIAGNWKMYKTQAEAKAFLQSFLPAIEETDPTRGIILCSPFTALDSMSQNLHGSRVRLGAQNVHWEEVGAYTGEVSGPMLKEVGVSYVIVGHSERRQYFGETDETVNLRLKAAQGYQLTPILCVGETKAQRDAGDTEAVISKQLALDLAGIDQSNLVIAYEPIWAIGTGDTCAADEANRVIGLIRDQLTNPSVSIQYGGSVKPENVDEIMAQPEIDGALVGGASLAADDFARIVNYHSIS; encoded by the coding sequence GTGCGCAAAATTCTGATCGCGGGAAACTGGAAAATGTATAAAACTCAGGCAGAAGCGAAAGCGTTTCTCCAGAGTTTTTTACCGGCCATTGAAGAGACAGACCCCACCCGTGGGATTATTCTCTGCTCCCCCTTTACGGCCCTCGATTCGATGTCCCAAAATCTGCACGGGAGTCGGGTTCGCCTTGGGGCGCAGAATGTCCACTGGGAAGAAGTGGGAGCCTATACCGGCGAAGTGTCCGGGCCGATGTTAAAAGAAGTCGGGGTGAGCTATGTGATTGTTGGCCATAGCGAACGGCGGCAATATTTCGGGGAAACGGACGAGACGGTGAATCTTCGCCTCAAGGCTGCCCAGGGCTATCAGTTAACTCCAATCCTCTGCGTGGGTGAAACGAAGGCCCAGCGCGATGCTGGGGACACTGAAGCCGTGATCAGCAAGCAATTAGCACTGGATCTGGCTGGCATTGATCAGAGTAATTTGGTGATTGCCTATGAACCGATTTGGGCGATTGGAACAGGAGACACCTGCGCCGCTGATGAGGCAAATCGGGTGATCGGGCTGATTCGAGATCAACTGACGAACCCTAGTGTTTCGATCCAATATGGGGGATCGGTGAAGCCGGAAAATGTGGATGAGATTATGGCACAACCGGAAATTGATGGGGCTTTAGTGGGCGGTGCGAGTCTGGCAGCGGATGATTTTGCGCGGATTGTCAACTATCACTCAATCAGCTAG
- the folP gene encoding dihydropteroate synthase yields MNDPRRLTPLTLRDRTFVWGSRTYLMGILNVTPDSFSDGGQFDRPEAAIAQVQAMLTADVDIIDVGGQSTRPGAEQISLETELSRTIPVIERIRTITHRPISIDTTRAAVAEAAIQAGADLVNDISGGTFDPEMFAAVAQLGVPYILMHLRGTPETMQALTDYADLTAEIGAFFEMQIATAEAAGVARSRLILDPGIGFAKTAAQNVELIQRLRDFDRFDLPLLVGPSRKSFIGKILDQPHPQRRVWGTAAAACGAIATRCDILRVHDVPELYDVCRVADTLWR; encoded by the coding sequence ATGAATGATCCACGACGCTTAACGCCTTTGACGCTGCGCGATCGCACCTTTGTCTGGGGGTCGCGCACCTATTTGATGGGAATTCTCAATGTCACCCCCGATAGTTTTAGTGATGGTGGCCAGTTCGATCGCCCCGAAGCGGCGATCGCGCAAGTGCAAGCGATGCTCACCGCCGACGTGGACATCATTGATGTGGGCGGCCAATCCACCCGCCCCGGAGCCGAGCAGATCAGCCTAGAAACGGAACTGAGCCGCACCATTCCGGTGATCGAACGGATTCGCACGATCACCCATCGCCCCATTTCCATTGACACCACCCGCGCCGCCGTGGCCGAAGCGGCGATCCAAGCCGGGGCGGATCTGGTGAATGATATTTCCGGCGGCACGTTCGACCCGGAGATGTTCGCCGCCGTGGCCCAGCTTGGCGTGCCCTATATCCTGATGCACCTGCGCGGCACGCCGGAAACAATGCAAGCCCTGACGGACTATGCAGATCTGACGGCGGAGATTGGGGCGTTTTTTGAAATGCAAATCGCGACGGCTGAGGCGGCGGGGGTGGCGCGATCGCGCCTCATTCTCGATCCGGGGATTGGCTTTGCGAAAACCGCCGCGCAAAATGTGGAACTGATCCAGCGGCTGCGGGACTTTGATCGGTTTGATCTACCTCTTCTGGTCGGCCCGTCGCGAAAAAGCTTTATCGGTAAAATCCTCGATCAACCTCACCCACAACGGCGCGTGTGGGGCACGGCGGCGGCGGCCTGTGGTGCGATCGCCACTCGTTGCGACATTCTGCGCGTCCATGATGTGCCAGAACTCTACGATGTCTGTCGCGTTGCCGATACGCTGTGGCGTTGA